The segment GCGTACGGACCGGCGCTCGCTTCGTCCAATGTCGAGCCGATATGCGCGTAGAGGCGCATGCACGGGGTCATCGCCGCACACACCACCCCCAGCCCGCCGGTGGCCGCCGTGGCGAGCAGGAACTCGGTGTAGGCCAGTGTCGCCGCGGCCGGTTTCACACCGGCCATATCGATGCCCCAGGAGGCGGCGTATCCCGCGTGCAGTCCCAGCTCCTCACGCACACCCGCCAGCAGATCGGCGAAGGCCAGCAGGGTGGCGGTGTCGTCACTGCGCGCCAGCGCCAAAGCGTATGCACGGGCGAAGGATTCGAGGAAAAAGGCGTCCTGGGCGAGGTAGCCGGCGAACAGCTCCCGCTCCAGGGTTCCGTCCCCGATGCCGCGGACGAAAGGGTTGGCCAGGACGTCGGCGACGAGATCGGCGTTCTCCGACCACAGTTGAGCGGACAGCGTCATGCCCGAGCCTCGGTGGCCATGTTCCAGAAGTCCACTTCCAGACGCAGCACCTCATCGACCAGTCCCTGATGGGCGTCCGGGGCGGCGAGGGCCTCGAGGGCGTCCACGTAGGCCGCGAAGTCCGGAACCGTCCAGTGCTCGATGAACTCGCCGAACGGCGAGGTCGGTGAGATCGCCGAGGTCCAGCCGAGCAGATAGACCCGCTCGATGACCCACAGCGCGGTGACCGCGGCCGGGTAGGGCTCACCGTCGAGGCGTTGCAGCAGTTGGCGGTATCGCAGCGTGGTCGGCAGCGCCGGGACGTCGAGATCGATGCCACGTCGGGCGGCCTGCTCTTCGAACCAGTCCAGTTCGGCGACCAGTGCGGCGCACCCGCCGACGATGGCGCCCTGGGCGTGGCGCGGCGCGCGGGCCAGCAGCCGGGACTGGAAGATCAACAGGTCGGCGACGAACAGCGCATCTTGGCACAACCATCGATCGAAGGCTTCGTCGGTGATGGTGCCGTCGCGCACCGCGTCGAGAAATGGGTGCTGGGTGGCAGCCGTCCAGAGGTCATCGGGCACACGCGCAAGGGTATCGGCGGGCGGGAGCGCAGCGACCCAGGGGATCGGTTCAGCCCAGCATGGGCCGCTGGGCTGAGGCACACCGCGTCACTCGACCCGTCCGCCCTGTTTGGTCGACTCGTAGCCGGCGGTGAGCCAGTACACCGCACGGTCCAGTGTCGGCAGGATGTCGGTGGTTTCGATCTCACCGGCCACGAATCGGCCCAGTAGGCCGTAGACCACGCTGGAGAGCACATCGTTGAGATCGGCGACGAAGTCCTCGTCGACGTCGGCCATCAACTCCAGACCGGCCGGAGCCACGATATTGAGGCCCCGGTGCAGCAGACGCTGGCCCCGCGGCGAGGATCGGGCCCGGAAGTAGGCCGTCAACATGCCGGGGTGTTTCTCCCAGGGCTCGAAGATGGTCCTGAAGAGGTCCATCAACGCTTCGTGCAGCGACTGTCCCTGCGCCCGCCGATGTGCCCTGACCTCGGAGTAGCGATGCTCATCCAGCCATGCCTCCAGCCCGGCCAGGATCAGGTCTTCGCGGGTCGCGTAGCGCTTGTAGATGGTGGCCAGCGATGATTGCGCGCGCCGAGCGACCTCGCGCAACTGGACCGCGTCATAGCCTTCGGTTTCCAGGATCTCCACGACGACGGCGAGCAGCCGGTCATCGATCTCCGCCATCGCCACCCCTTGCCGGTCCACAGTAACTCGGTTACCGTACCGGATGTAACACGGTTACTCACGCAGTGAAGCGAGGATTCATGGGCTCATTGGACGGCAAGGTCGCCTTCATCACCGGCGTGGCACGCGGCCAGGGGCGAAGCCACGCACTACGACTGGCCGGCGAGGGCGCCGACATCATCGGTATCGACATCTGCGCCGACATCCCGGCCAACGGATATCCGATGGCCAGCCGCGACGAACTGAACGAGACGATCGCACTGGTGGAAGCCGCCGGCGCCACGATGCTCGGCACCGTGGCCGATGTGCGGGACTTCCAGGCGGTGCGAGCGGCCGTCGACGACGGCGTGGCGCGATTCGGCCGACTCGACATCGTCTGCGCCAACGCGGGTATCGCCCCGACAGCCTTCCGCGAGACAAGCATCGAAGAGGACCTCGCCATGTGGTCGGCGGCGATCGATGTCAACCTCGTCGGCTCCTTCCACACCGCCAAGGCCGCCATCGGGCACCTGATCGCCGGTGAGCGCGGCGGCGCGATCGTGTTCACCAGCTCCACCGCCGGACTGAAGGGCTTCGGTGGATCCCAGGGCGGCGGCCTGGGCTACGCGGCTTCCAAGCACGGTGTTGTCGGCCTGATGCGGACTTTGGCCAACGCGCTTGCGCCGTACAGCATCCGGGTCAACACCGTACATCCCACCGCGGTCAACACCATGATGGCGGTGAACCCGGCGATGACGGCCTTCCTGGAGAACTACCCCGACGGCGGACCCCACTTGCAGAACCCGATGCCGGTCTCCCTGCTGGAGCCCGAGGACATCAGCGCCGCGGTGCAGTACCTGGTCTCCGACGCAGCCAAATACGTCACCGGGGTCACGTTCCCGGTCGACGCCGGCTTCTGCAACAAGCTATGAGCGGCCGGATCGCGGGCAAACGCGTACTCATCACCGGCGCGGCCCGCGGAATGGGTCGCAGCCATGCGGTGCGGTTGGCGCAGGAGGGCGCCGATCTGATCCTGATCGACATCTGCACCTCGCTGCCCGAGCTGGAGTACCCGCTGTCCACCGCAGCTGATCTGACTGAAACCGCGCGTCTGGTCACCGAACTCGGCCGCCGGGTGATCACCCACATTGTCGATGTCCGCGATGCGGAAGCCCTCGCGGCCGCGGTCGATGCCGGGGTGGCCGAACTCGGCGGCCTGGACGCATCGGTGGCCAATGCCGGGGTCCTCACCGCGGGCACCTGGGATACCACCACATCCGCTCAGTGGCGCACCGTGGTGGACGTCAATCTGATCGGCGTCTGGAACACGTGTGCCGCCGCCCTGCCGCACCTGGTCGACCGTGGTGGCAGCCTGATCAACATCAGCTCGGCGGCGGGCATCAAGGGCAGCCCGCTGCACACCCCCTACACCGCCGCCAAGCACGGCGTCGTCGGCATGAGCAAGGCGCTGGCCAATGAGCTTGCGGCGGTCAATGTCCGGGTCAACACCGTCCATCCGACCGGCGTCGAGACCGGCATGCAACCGGCGTCGCTGCACACCCTGCTGGTGGAGACGCGAGCCGACCTGGGGCCGATCTTCCAGAACGCGCTGCCCATCGTGATGGCCGAGGCCATCGATATCAGCAATGCGGTGTTGTTCCTGGTCTCCGACGAAGCGCGGTACGTGACCGGGCTGGAATTCAAGGTCGATGCCGGAGTCACCATCAGATGACCGGCCGCTCGGAAGGAAAACGCTTGTGACGCTGACCGATACCGACCGCCTGGAACGCGGCCGGCAGGCATTCGCCGAGGTGATGACTACTCCGGCGCCGGAGGACACGGACCCCACCACCACCAGCATGCTCGACTTCGTGTTCGCCGAGGTCTGGAAGCGGCCGGGTCTGAGCCGCCGAGACCGCAGATTCGTCACGCTGGCGTGTGTGGCCGACGCCGACGCCGAGGCCCCGCTGCGCGATCACGTGTACGCCGCACTGAACAGCGGGGACGTGAGCATCGTCGAAATGCAGGAGGCTGTACTGCATTTCGCGGTGTACGCCGGGTGGCCGAAAGCCTCCCGCTTCAACATCATCGTCGACGAACAATGGGCCCGCATTCACCGCGAGCGCGGTGAGCAAGTCCCACCCCCGCAACCGTTGCTGCCGCTGCCCACGCCCAGTGATCCGGAGACCCGCCTGGCTCTGGGAGCGCGGTCTTTCAAGGACATCAACTGCCTGGAGTTCGCACCGAATCGGGACAACCCGTTCCAGGGCGCCGGGATCCTGAACTTCGTGTTCGGCGAGATGTGGTTGCGACCCGGACTCGGCATGAAGGAACGCCGCCTCATCACCGTCGCGTGCGTGGCGTTTCAGGACGCCCCCTACCCCATCGTCAGCCACGTCTACGCAGCGCTGAAGAGCCGTGAGGTGTCCTTCGACGAGATGGACGAGTTGGCATTGCACTTCGCGGCCTACTACGGATGGCCGAAGGGCTCGCACCTCAATCAGGTGATCGGTGAACAGAAACAACGGGTCGCCCACGAGTGGGGAGCGCAATGACCGGTGCACCAGTCGGACTGTTGATCGGCGGGGACCGGATCACCTCGACCGGGCACACGCACGAGCACATCTTTCCGGCAACCGGACTCCCGAATGCGACCGTCGCGATGGCCGGTGCCGCCGACGTCGACCGCGCCGTCGACGCCGCACGCGCAGCCCAACGCGAGTGGATGGCGCAGACAGTCGATATGCGTCGCGACCGACTGATCGACCTCGCCGACGCCGTCCACCAACACCTGGACGAACTTGCCACGCTGAACGTGCAGGACTACGCGGTACCGATATCGTTCGCCGGAACCGCGCACATGCTTGAGGGCTTCCTGCGCCATTTCGCCGGCTACGCCGACAAGATCGCCGGGTCGAGCACCCCGGTAAGTGGATCGTTCGACGTCAACCTCGTCGAGCGGGAACCCTACGGTGTAGTCGGGGTAATCGCCCCGTGGAACGGCGCACTGGCGGTCGCCGGTTCCTGTGTCGCACCGGCGCTTGCCGCCGGGAACGCCGTTATCTTCAAGCCCTCCGAGCTGGCGCCCCTGGCCGCCCTGCGCTTCGGCGAGTTGTGTCTGGAAGCCGGACTGCCTCCCGGTCTGGTGAACATCCTGCCCGCCGGCGCTGAGGGGGGTGACGCCCTCGTGCGGCATCCGGGAATTCGCAAGGTCCACTTCACCGGTGGCGGAACCACCGCGCGCGCTGTGATCCGCGCGGCGGCCGAGAACCTGACACCGGTGGTCGCCGAACTGGGCGGGAAGTCGGGCAACATCATCTTCGACGATGCGGACCTGGACCGCGCGGCGATGCTGTCGGCGCATCAAGGGCCGCTGATGCAATCGGGCCAGAGCTGCGCGTGCGCAAGTCGGTTGCTCGTACATGCATCGGTCTATGACACGTTCGTCGAGAAGTTCCTCGCAGTGCTCGACTCCGCCCCGGCCGGCGACCCGTTCGACCCGTTGGTCAGGTTCGGACCGGTCATCTCCGAGAGCGCCCTCACCCGCATTCTCGACACCGTGGATCTTGCGGTGAGCGCCGGTGCCGGTGAGCTCCTCACCGGCGGCAAGAGGATGGGGGGTCCACTGGCGCAAGGCTTCTACATCGAACCCACGGTGTTCGCGGATGTGGACAACTCGTCACCGCTGGCGCAGACCGAGACCTTCGGCCCGGTCGTCTCGATCAGCAGGTTCACCGATGACGACCAGGCCGTGCGAACCGCCAACGACACGCGCTACGGATTGAACGCGTTCGTCCACACCCGAGACCTGCGGCGCGCGCACCGGGTGTCTCGGGCACTGGAATCCGGCTCGGTATGGATCAATTCGACCAGTAGGATCTCGCCGCAGGGCCCGTACGGCGGATACAAGCAGAGTGGCTTCGGGCGCACCGGCGGATGGGAAGGCCTGCTGGAATTCCTGCAGACCAAGACCATCCGCATCGGTCTCGACTGAGCGGCGCGACCAAGGACTGATCGATCGACCGACCGCACTGTTAGAATGCGCCATGCCCTATATGGTGCACCGCAACCCGCTGGCGCGGGGCAACTGAGTGGCAGCCGCCCGCACACCGAAGTCACCCGACACGGGCGCCCGGTTCCGGCTCATCGAGGCCACTGCGAAGCTCATGCGGGACGAGGGTTACGCGGCCGCCACGTCACGTCGGGTGGCCGCGGAAGCAGGTGTCAAGCAGGCGCTCGTCTACTACTACTTCCCCACCATGGACGACCTGTTCGTCGAGGTGCTGCGCGCCGGTGCCGATGCCTCGCTCGAGCGGATGCGTGCCGCACTGACCGACGCGGACCCGCTGCGGGCGCTGTGGGAGATGAACAGCGACTCCCGGCTGACCGGCCTCAACACCGAATTCATGGCACTTGCCAACCATCGCAAGACAATCCGTACTGAGCTTCGCGCGTACGCGGAACGCGTCCGCGATATCGAGACCGCTGCCGTCACCGTCGCGTTGCGTGCCGGCGGCGTGGACCTCGACATGTTCCCGCCGGTGGCGGTGTCCATGCTCATCGCCCAGATCGCACGCAGCCTGTGCAACGAGGAGGCGGTCGGCGTCACGCTCGGTCATCGCGAGATGCGCGCCTTCGTCGATGCCCAACTCGCCATGCTCGCCCGGGCATCGGGAGGCGCCTCCTCGGACGGTGCG is part of the Mycobacterium adipatum genome and harbors:
- a CDS encoding carboxymuconolactone decarboxylase family protein, which gives rise to MTTPAPEDTDPTTTSMLDFVFAEVWKRPGLSRRDRRFVTLACVADADAEAPLRDHVYAALNSGDVSIVEMQEAVLHFAVYAGWPKASRFNIIVDEQWARIHRERGEQVPPPQPLLPLPTPSDPETRLALGARSFKDINCLEFAPNRDNPFQGAGILNFVFGEMWLRPGLGMKERRLITVACVAFQDAPYPIVSHVYAALKSREVSFDEMDELALHFAAYYGWPKGSHLNQVIGEQKQRVAHEWGAQ
- a CDS encoding TetR/AcrR family transcriptional regulator — translated: MAAARTPKSPDTGARFRLIEATAKLMRDEGYAAATSRRVAAEAGVKQALVYYYFPTMDDLFVEVLRAGADASLERMRAALTDADPLRALWEMNSDSRLTGLNTEFMALANHRKTIRTELRAYAERVRDIETAAVTVALRAGGVDLDMFPPVAVSMLIAQIARSLCNEEAVGVTLGHREMRAFVDAQLAMLARASGGASSDGAQHADSG
- a CDS encoding mycofactocin-coupled SDR family oxidoreductase — encoded protein: MSGRIAGKRVLITGAARGMGRSHAVRLAQEGADLILIDICTSLPELEYPLSTAADLTETARLVTELGRRVITHIVDVRDAEALAAAVDAGVAELGGLDASVANAGVLTAGTWDTTTSAQWRTVVDVNLIGVWNTCAAALPHLVDRGGSLINISSAAGIKGSPLHTPYTAAKHGVVGMSKALANELAAVNVRVNTVHPTGVETGMQPASLHTLLVETRADLGPIFQNALPIVMAEAIDISNAVLFLVSDEARYVTGLEFKVDAGVTIR
- a CDS encoding aldehyde dehydrogenase family protein — encoded protein: MTGAPVGLLIGGDRITSTGHTHEHIFPATGLPNATVAMAGAADVDRAVDAARAAQREWMAQTVDMRRDRLIDLADAVHQHLDELATLNVQDYAVPISFAGTAHMLEGFLRHFAGYADKIAGSSTPVSGSFDVNLVEREPYGVVGVIAPWNGALAVAGSCVAPALAAGNAVIFKPSELAPLAALRFGELCLEAGLPPGLVNILPAGAEGGDALVRHPGIRKVHFTGGGTTARAVIRAAAENLTPVVAELGGKSGNIIFDDADLDRAAMLSAHQGPLMQSGQSCACASRLLVHASVYDTFVEKFLAVLDSAPAGDPFDPLVRFGPVISESALTRILDTVDLAVSAGAGELLTGGKRMGGPLAQGFYIEPTVFADVDNSSPLAQTETFGPVVSISRFTDDDQAVRTANDTRYGLNAFVHTRDLRRAHRVSRALESGSVWINSTSRISPQGPYGGYKQSGFGRTGGWEGLLEFLQTKTIRIGLD
- a CDS encoding TetR/AcrR family transcriptional regulator, translating into MAEIDDRLLAVVVEILETEGYDAVQLREVARRAQSSLATIYKRYATREDLILAGLEAWLDEHRYSEVRAHRRAQGQSLHEALMDLFRTIFEPWEKHPGMLTAYFRARSSPRGQRLLHRGLNIVAPAGLELMADVDEDFVADLNDVLSSVVYGLLGRFVAGEIETTDILPTLDRAVYWLTAGYESTKQGGRVE
- a CDS encoding TenA family protein; its protein translation is MTLSAQLWSENADLVADVLANPFVRGIGDGTLERELFAGYLAQDAFFLESFARAYALALARSDDTATLLAFADLLAGVREELGLHAGYAASWGIDMAGVKPAAATLAYTEFLLATAATGGLGVVCAAMTPCMRLYAHIGSTLDEASAGPYAQWVQTYADPGFEEVAALLERLLDRHGEDSPAVRDAYRRAMRLELAFFTAALTP
- a CDS encoding TenA family transcriptional regulator, with product MPDDLWTAATQHPFLDAVRDGTITDEAFDRWLCQDALFVADLLIFQSRLLARAPRHAQGAIVGGCAALVAELDWFEEQAARRGIDLDVPALPTTLRYRQLLQRLDGEPYPAAVTALWVIERVYLLGWTSAISPTSPFGEFIEHWTVPDFAAYVDALEALAAPDAHQGLVDEVLRLEVDFWNMATEARA
- a CDS encoding mycofactocin-coupled SDR family oxidoreductase, with amino-acid sequence MGSLDGKVAFITGVARGQGRSHALRLAGEGADIIGIDICADIPANGYPMASRDELNETIALVEAAGATMLGTVADVRDFQAVRAAVDDGVARFGRLDIVCANAGIAPTAFRETSIEEDLAMWSAAIDVNLVGSFHTAKAAIGHLIAGERGGAIVFTSSTAGLKGFGGSQGGGLGYAASKHGVVGLMRTLANALAPYSIRVNTVHPTAVNTMMAVNPAMTAFLENYPDGGPHLQNPMPVSLLEPEDISAAVQYLVSDAAKYVTGVTFPVDAGFCNKL